A genomic window from Salvia splendens isolate huo1 chromosome 11, SspV2, whole genome shotgun sequence includes:
- the LOC121755075 gene encoding uncharacterized protein LOC121755075: MAGENGRRLDNQNEKPTSNSERIGICEGKQQENGRSPAKISDSSSSSLDNSSTDSPGSFNQRSGVARDPSMLTESPSIQVMERPKTSDPDSPSQWSVESGDSLFSIHMESSLRISGDIGELSLSEAYLPRVSPKSGESVDTSYTSSAAAAAKALGEARRAVKEDTKYASEQRKGYPPEASSSVPTDQNLSGSNTPQSHDDSDNEFSKSTSESRCPMCQCLWCARMCSCCSWPNCSCSSWFRWPSCSNSCISCPSWCSNPCISCPSCCTNLHPWCSTSCCCSGWKSRVCSASPHASTDRNTDSSSKHEV; the protein is encoded by the exons ATGGCCGGTGAAAATGGGAGGCGATTAGATAACCAGAATGAGAAGCCTACGTCGAATTCTGAAAGAATAGGCATCTGTGAGGGCAAGCAACAAGAAAATGGAAGAAGCCCTGCAAAAATCTCAGACTCTTCCTCGTCCAGTTTGGATAACTCCTCCACTGATTCTCCAGGATCATTCAATCAGCGATCAGGTGTTGCTCGTGATCCATCCATGCTGACTGAATCCCCTTCCATCCAAGTGATGGAGAGGCCTAAAACCTCAGATCCAGATAGTCCAAGCCAGTGGAGTGTTGAATCAGGGGATTCTTTGTTCAGCATCCACATGGAGAGTTCGTTGCGTATAAGTGGAGACATAGGGGAGCTATCTTTATCCGAAGCATATCTGCCTCGAGTATCTCCCAAGTCAGGGGAGTCTGTAGACACATCATACACTTCCTCTGCTGCAGCAGCAGCAAAAGCTTTAGGGGAAGCGCGAAGGGCTGTGAAAGAAGACACAAAGTATGCTTCTGAACAACGGAAAGGTTACCCTCCTGAGGCTTCCTCAAGTGTCCCAACAGACCAAAATCTATCGGGGTCTAATACTCCCCAATCCCACGATGATAGTGACAATGAGTTTTCTAAATC GACAAGTGAGTCAAGATGTCCAATGTGTCAATGCTTGTGGTGTGCTAGGATGTGTAGCTGCTGTAGTTGGCCAAACTGCAGCTGCAGCTCTTGGTTTCGTTGGCCAAGCTGTTCCAATTCTTGCATAAGCTGCCCTAGCTGGTGTTCCAATCCTTGCATAAGCTGCCCTAGCTGCTGCACTAACTTGCATCCTTGGTGCTCGACTTCTTGCTGCTGCTCCGGATGGAAAAGTAGAGTCTGTTCTGCCTCTCCTCACGC GTCCACGGATAGGAACACAGACAGTTCTAGCAAACATGAAGTTTAA